One Bacillota bacterium genomic window, TTCGAGATAGTTGTATATCGTATATTTTGAAACAACTAAATCCTTTGCCACTTGTTCCACAGCACCTTTAACTAAGAAAACCCCCCTATCATCTAAGAGGCTAACAATTTTTATCTTATCTTCTTTTGTCCCTATTATCCCGAATTCGGGATAATAGGGATAAGCCCAGTGCCGAAGGATCTGTAAAGATCATATCGACTTGGATTATTGCTGCTTTACGCAACCAGAAATTCTTTAGCCTGATCGAACTGAATAAGGCAATTAAAGAAAAGTTAGAGATAATGAACAGCAAACCATTTCAAAAGAAAGAGGGCAGCAGGCTTAGTGTCTTCCTGGAGGAAGAAAAGCCGCTGCTATTACCGTTGCCTGCTACCCCTTACGAGTTGGCAACCTGGAAGATTGCCACTGTCCAGTTCAATTATCACATATCCGTCGATAAAATGCACTACAGCGTTCCTTACGAATACATCAAGCATAAAGTCGATGTGCGGATGACTCACAATGTCATCGAAGTATTCTTTAACAACCTGCGAATCTGTTCACACCCCAGGCTGCACGGGCGGTCAGGGCAATACAGCACGGTTGTTGACCATATGCCTGAGGATCACAAGACATATACTCAATGGAATACCGCTCGCTTCATCTCCTGGGGTGAAAGCATTGGGCCCTGTGCAGCTATTACTGTCAAAGCGATACTGTCTCCTCTCACAAAGTTGGAACAGCAGGGCTACAAGAGCTGTATGGCCCTTCTGAAGCTGGCAGACAAGCATTCCATCCCCAGGCTTGAAGCTGCATGTGCAAAAGTCTTAACCTACACACCAAGACCCGGTTACAAAAACATCAAAACCATCCTGACGACAGGACAAGATAAAGTTGCCGCTGCCAAAGAAATTGTAACAGATGACTCTGCCGACCATGGCCTTACCAGGGGCGCCAGTTACTATGGGAG contains:
- a CDS encoding helix-turn-helix domain-containing protein encodes the protein MLRHWAYPYYPEFGIIGTKEDKIKIVSLLDDRGVFLVKGAVEQVAKDLVVSKYTIYNYLEEARVAKNNDLL